A window of Diospyros lotus cultivar Yz01 chromosome 14, ASM1463336v1, whole genome shotgun sequence contains these coding sequences:
- the LOC127791120 gene encoding LEAF RUST 10 DISEASE-RESISTANCE LOCUS RECEPTOR-LIKE PROTEIN KINASE-like 1.2 produces the protein MYNPFNFPSLFLRKSFPSVHPNSQANQFQGLLQIMSTQPFNSPRFDFIHLVIVLAISTFCYGHENQQYSSCRQAYSCGTRTLDLKYPFWGGDRPEFCGRRGFELKCQQNQNSIIEINNTQFLVLGINAEDHLMNVTSLEMLLNGYCGNDRKRLSNITFSGSEFLRFSRAMTKLSIFYGCTGATTRAFPNNFTCDYKGSQENGFYVDESFLWNRLQNITNLTTISCKTSVDVPVLRSSLENLSGLQEVLNAGFELAYHGMANCSICEESGGLCGSDPTTRNFVCHCQDRTYLRTCQVHGNGINVPLKLIIGFGTAGFTLLVAGIAFFFYRRRIRHYRYGATWSWPSSSSMADLEKAGNYNGVQIFSYSQLLEATDHFDSNKELGDGGFGVVYQGKLRDGRVVAVKRLYEHNYKRLEQFMNEVELLTRLRHQNLVSLYGCTSHYSRELLLVYEYVPNGTVADHLHGVRSKPAGCLSWLTRMSIAIDTAAALAYLHASDVIHRDVKTNNILLDNNFSVKVADFGLSRLFPNDVSHVSTAPQGSPGYVDPDYHECYQLTSKSDVYSFGVVLIELISSKPAVDMTRHRHEINLSNMAINKIQNRALHELVDPFLGFESDSEVKRMIEDVAELAFQCLQNGREMRPSMEEVWETLKGIRRDPQTLSPDSVMAHPMSVADY, from the exons ATGTACAACCCTTTTAATTTCCCATCTCTTTTTCTCAGGAAATCATTCCCGTCAGTTCATCCTAATTCCCAAGCGAACCAATTTCAAGGGCTTCTCCAGATCATGAGCACCCAACCCTTCAATTCACCCAGATTCGACTTCATCCACCTCGTCATTGTCCTCGCAATCTCAACCTTCTGTTATGGCCATGAAAATCAACAGTACAGCAGTTGCAGACAAGCCTATAGCTGCGGCACACGCACTTTAGATCTGAAATACCCTTTCTGGGGCGGCGACCGGCCGGAATTCTGTGGCCGGCGAGGCTTCGAACTCAAGTGCCAACAGAATCAAAACTCAATTATAGAGATAAACAACACCCAGTTTCTTGTTCTCGGAATCAACGCAGAAGACCACTTGATGAACGTAACTAGCCTGGAAATGTTATTGAATGGTTATTGCGGTAATGATCGAAAGCGTCTTAGCAATATCACTTTTAGTGGCAGTGAGTTTTTGAGGTTCAGCCGGGCCATGACAAAGCTGAGCATCTTCTATGGCTGCACCGGTGCTACTACAAGGGCGTTTCCGAATAATTTCACCTGCGATTACAAGGGTAGCCAAGAGAATGGCTTTTACGTCGATGAATCTTTCTTGTGGAATCGGCTTCAGAATATCACAAACCTAACCACTATATCGTGCAAAACAAGTGTTGATGTCCCGGTTCTTCGATCGTCTCTAGAGAATCTTTCGGGGCTGCAGGAAGTTCTGAACGCAGGGTTTGAGCTTGCTTATCATGGCATGGCGAATTGCTCCATATGTGAGGAGTCGGGTGGGCTTTGTGGATCTGATCCCACTACTCGTAACTTTGTATGCCATTGCCAAGACCGTACTTATCTCCGAACCTGCCAAGTTCACG GCAACGGAATAAATGTGCCCCTAAAACTTATTATAG GGTTTGGCACAGCGGGATTTACTCTTCTCGTGGCGGGGATTGCCTTCTTTTTCTATCGTCGCAGGATTAGACATTACCGTTATGGTGCCACCTGGTCTtggccttcttcttcatcaatgGCGGATCTTGAAAAGGCTGGAAACTATAATGGAGTCCAAATCTTCAGCTATTCTCAGCTGTTGGAGGCCACCGACCACTTTGATTCCAATAAAGAGCTTGGAGATGGCGGATTTGGCGTAGTGTACCAAg GCAAACTGAGAGATGGGCGCGTGGTAGCCGTGAAAAGACTGTACGAACACAACTACAAGAGACTGGAGCAATTCATGAACGAAGTCGAACTTCTCACACGGCTGCGCCACCAAAACCTCGTCTCCCTCTACGGCTGCACCTCCCACTACAGTCGCGAACTCCTCCTCGTTTATGAGTACGTCCCCAACGGCACAGTGGCCGACCACCTTCACGGCGTTAGGTCCAAGCCAGCAGGCTGCCTGTCGTGGCTTACCCGAATGAGCATCGCCATCGATACCGCCGCCGCACTGGCCTATCTCCACGCCTCCGACGTCATCCATCGGGACGTCAAGACCAACAACATCCTCCTCGACAACAACTTCTCCGTCAAAGTCGCCGACTTCGGCCTCTCCCGCCTCTTCCCCAATGACGTTTCCCATGTCTCCACAGCCCCACAGGGCTCGCCTGGATATGTCGACCCCGACTACCACGAATGCTACCAACTCACCAGCAAGAGCGATGTTTACAGCTTCGGAGTCGTGTTGATCGAGCTGATATCGTCCAAACCCGCCGTCGACATGACCAG GCACCGACACGAGATAAACTTGTCGAACATGGCGATCAACAAGATCCAAAACCGTGCTCTTCATGAGCTCGTCGACCCGTTTCTTGGATTCGAGTCAGATTCTGAGGTGAAAAGGATGATCGAGGATGTGGCCGAGTTGGCGTTTCAGTGCCTGCAGAATGGGCGGGAGATGAGGCCTTCCATGGAAGAGGTGTGGGAAACTCTAAAGGGGATTCGAAGGGATCCACAAACGCTTTCCCCTGATTCTGTGATGGCACATCCAATGTCAGTGGCTGATTACTAA